A region of the Silene latifolia isolate original U9 population chromosome 9, ASM4854445v1, whole genome shotgun sequence genome:
CTACTTCTCCTTACCTTACCCTTCTCCTAAAAAAAATACCAAACTCATCAAATTCGATTCAAATGATTCAATTATGATCCTAATTTAATGATTAAATCATCTAATTTAATAATGACCctaatttaattaactatgaatTATAAAACAAGATTTGATTAAGGTGCCACACTACAGTTAGAAGAATGTGTAGTTCACCACATAGTACTCAGGCAATTCGTCCGAAAAGGTAGTCAGGTAGCAGTAACAATATTAAATTAGATGAtttaattaattagggtttgaaaATTTGTGTTAACAAAATTAGGAACACTGGAAGTGCGGTTGCGGTGGAAGGGGGGTTGAGATCGCACGTCGGAGGGCGACATGGTTGTTGTCATTCAGCCGGCTGTAGTGACGGTGTGGTGTGGTGCGGATGCCTTGACTCCGACCAGTTTTAGGGAGGCGACGAAAAGGGACTCAGGGACGGCAAGGAGACGATGCTTGTGGGGTGCAGGTCTGCGGCGGGTTCGTGGAGTTGGGGTGGTGCGACGGTACTGAAGAGGGCCAGTATGGCTGTCGTGGACGACGTTGGTTGGTAGTGGTGGTTGTGTGTGATGGTTTTAGAATGAGTAATTTTAGGTCATAAAAATGTTAAGGGTATAATGGTCATTCatgtccatgattgagtaaatcatgtccatgaatgagcataaCCCAATAACTATTAGAATGTCTGAGTCAAATTCCAATTCTGATTCATCAAACGATAATATTGTCGATCAAAATAGGCTTTCCGATTACCAATGGGAAACCGAAACCGATGAAAGATCTGAGGCTATACAAAACCTTATAGCCCAACGTATGAATGAATACGTTAACTGAAGAATTCGTCAACCAAATCCTTCTCCTAGACGTCGTAGGAGAAACATTGAGAGAAATCGTGAAGAAGGTCATAACCAATTGTACAATGACTACTTTATGGATCCGGTTTATCCCCAAGAGCTATTTACGATTTTGATTTCGCATGCACAAGCATCTATTCATGCGCATAGTTAATGCTCTATCGCCCAATGATCGCTTTTTCCAACAAAGAGTCGGCGGTAATGGGAGACCTAGTTTCTCACCATTACGAGAGATGCACTATTTGCTTTAAGAGTTCTAGCATATGGTACTTCTACCGATTCAGTAGATGAATATTTGCGTATGAGCGATACATCCATCAGGGACTCTCTTAAATTGTTCGTCGAAGGTGTATTCAGCTGCTTTGGGAACGAGTATCTACGCAGACCCAACCCTCAAGATTTAGGAAGGTTACTTCATATGGGGCAAGTTCATGGATTTCCTGGCATGTTGGGTAGCATTGACTGCATGCACTGGGAGTGGAAAAATTGTCCCACAGCATGGGCGGGATAATATGCCGTGAGAAGTTCAAAGCCAACGGTCATTTTGGAAGCGGTTGCTTCGTACGATTTATGGATATGGCATGCCTTTTTCGGCACACCAGGTTCGCTTAATGATATTAATGTTCTTGAACGTTCTCCACTCTTTAATGACGTTTTAGAAGAATCTTCCCCACCTGATAATTTTTCGGTTAATGGTACGGACTATAATATGAGATATTATCTTGCTGATGATATATATCCTGGTTGGGCAACATTTGTTAAAACAATTAATGCGCCACAAATTCAAAAGCATAGGTTATTTGCAGCTCGACAAGAGAGTTGTCGAAAAGATGTGGAACGTGCTTTTGGCGTCCTACAAGCTCGATTTGTGTTCATCAAACGCCCTTGTCTTCTTTGGGATCGAGCTAATATGGGGAAGGTTCTTATGGCTTGTATTATTATGCATAATATGATAGTTGAAGATGAAAGAGAAACATAtcttaattatgaaaacataatcGCAGAGTTCAAAGAAGATAATCCGACTTCGGCTAGTGATGATCCATATGAATATCATCGTCTTAGAAGATCGCCTCAAGAACGATTCATAGAAATTCATGGTGAGATTCGTGATCGTGCCACTCATAACGCTCTGAAAAATGATCTCATTGAGCATATTTGGCAAAACTTCCGTAACTCGAATTAGTTTAGAATGTATTTTTTTATTTCGTAgtatttaatgttttttaagatcgtgttttttttttaattatgtatgcgGTTTTTTTATATGTTGACTCATGGTTtcaataaattttatttattgccaataatttttttttaatgtacactataaaattaatttacttaacatatttgagtagaatttattttaaaaatgaaaagaATAACTTAATTGTAGTATgttattaaataataattataaaagcAAGGGAGAGTTTTGGTGGGGTAGTGAATGTGGTAAATGTTTGAAAATGTTGAAAAGTGGAAAAAAGATTGGGTTGGTGACCCatgtcgtgaccttctgcttgagAGGGTGAAAGTGAATCAAGATTAATAAGGTGCGATTAAGAGGGAAAGTTTTGGTGACCCGATTAaggcgaccttctgcttggggatggtcttatcaCTACCACCTCCATAATATTTTATTCCTTTGTTTTGCTCTCCAAGGAATTCTTTTACATAACTTCCTTATTTGTTcataaattctcattatagacggcgcatatccgtctataactatagacatGCCAAATATCCACCTACTTTAAGTAAAACGGTCCAAATGTCACCACGTTAACGCCAAATGTCACCAGTGCCATTTCCTAAGTTACAACAGGTAGTTTATCACATGGAAATGATACTGGTGACATTCGGCGTTAAGGTGGTGACATTATATTTGGCCCGTTTTacttaaagtgggtggatatttggcccgtctataactatagacggatatcccccgtctataatgagacgctTTGTTATTTGTTTATGAGAGTCCATTATTTTAACAATTTATTTACTTATCTCTCATATGCTAAATGTCAATTTAATGCATCCTAATAAACAAATGTTACCACTTTTGGATTTATTGTCTATACTTATATGCAATTTGTCACCATACCTATTTTTGTACACATTTACATGTAAGCACGTGAACATTTTGTGACCATATCGGATCAATTTGCAATCATACTGATTCACTTTATCTTAATCACACTATCAAGTTTTATATGGTAACGTTATATGTTAAAATGGTCATATGTTAACTACTACATAATGACAATATTGACTTGTCAACATTAGCAGTTTTTGGATCTAGTcatttttattttcatttaatATCAATATTTCTTACTTGGCAACATATTTGTCAAAATTGGTAACATATTAAATTTTCGCGAGTTATATTACTTGTCAGAGTTGTCACCATAGTTACTTAAGATGTTCTTATATTTTCTTGTCTTAAGTTTAACCGAGTTATATGCAGAATCTTTGAAACACAACTGGTAACAAATACTTCATAAATTATCGCCAATTAAATATAAACTAGTTTAAATCCCGCACAATGCATGAGCGGTATATTTAGAGATTTAACATTTTAATGTAAGGTTTTTCTAATATGTACCCTAAGGGCACATGATAATAAACTAAGGAGGTGTTTGGTTGGTTatcttggaatggattggaatgaatTTGCTtcattccaatgtttggttggactcttttggaatggagttagatactcaATGGATTCTAACTTCATTCCAACCCCCTAAAATCTCATACCCAACTTCCCCCCTTGGTATCAAACTCCATTCCTCCCTTCTACAATTTTAAGATGAAGCAAACAAGTTTATGAGGGAATGaatttagaaccccataccatTATGGATTTATATAAGtaccaaaaaaaaacattttggatttatattccaattcattctattccatgctattgaaccaaacgccccctaagtaGGAAAATATTTTCAACATTATATCATTAATTATGGTAAATATAAGTTTTAACTCTAATTTGTCAtgatatattctcaacaaacctTCCCTAATTAGCTTATTatcatgtgccctaagggcacatgttagaaaattcGTTTAATGTATTATTCATagactagtttagatcccgcgtaatgtatgcacggtatatatagagtgttactttagtgtattatttatgaaatttaaattaactaATCTTTTTCTTTTTAATAATGTTTCTCATtgttatattttgatttgaaaaatcaaaatcaaaatcatatTAATCATGAAATGAGTATTCCAATGAAAGTTTTTCTTTTACCGAGAGACTAATGatgttattttataaaattttaccGATACTATATTTTAGATGAACTTTTTATCATACAAAATCAACACTACATTAATGAGAGACAGCCAAGAAATACACTAAAAGCTaactaaaaagaaaataaaaaaaatgataacTACCTCTTATGAAAGAGGTTTCTCACTATCATGAATGAGAAACCATATCTCTTAAGAATTTGTGAAAAATCAATGAATTTTTATCGTATGATTCCTTAAATAAAAAATaagaattctttttttttttatatcataaaaagaccggagataaatttgtgtagAATGTGAAATACTAAATGATATAAATACATAAATCTATTTATAGAACATGCTAATAAAAAATCTAAAccttattttaggaaatatgtttaggggaaaaaattagggtttcacctattcatttagtaaataggggattttaACTGGCACCATAAATTTTTTCATAATTCACcttattatattttaatttgaGAAAAACTTGATCTCATAACTAATCAAGGGAAAATGTCATGAAATATGTAGTTTAGTGAAAATATTTTTTATACCTcaaatctaattatttcattttataaataTTCTCAAATTATTATAATGATTTCTATTTTAATTTGAAATTAGTAATAACATTTTATAGTTTTGTTTTATACATAATAAGTATGCATCAAGTTAATTCTCtgataatgaataaatgaaagatttagttcgattttaaaacctataagtttaccttgactttgtattatgtttcgctcatattttcgcattttgaggtgtgcgttcacccatggacggttttaaagcatgattcatgtcagccaaccccaaatcattttgggattaaggctctgttgttgttgttgttgttgttgtataatttactaatttttataattttatttttttaaattaaagATTATAATTGAGAGTTTATTGAAATgattataatttgatgaaaaaacttattttttaatgaaatgatttagaTTAACCAAAGAAACATTTCTTTGGAGAAAAAATTATGGAAATccgtattctcttagtatataggagatGGTTACAAACTAATAAAACATTCAGTCTTTTTTTATTCACGAATGGTGACATATTAGACAACGTAAGTAGGCATTGTTTGGTACTCAACAAATTATAATTAGTAGAAGCAGATTGGACAAGCATATTACAAATGACATATTTGATTGGCATGTTTGACTAGTATATTAGaattagcagatttagtagaagtgtttggtaattagcgggTTTAGATTAATAGATTTTTGTATACATGTGTAAATTATAGACAGATTAATTTTCTATAATCTACTAAAGTGAATATGTTGGGGGAGGAGcatattggaaaacagtagattAGAGCTCAATCTACTGTTTCAATATGTCAATTACCAAACACGTAATTTGGTAGATTATTGAGTTAAACATGCTAAAAGTCTTGAATATGCTGAAATTTCACCAATCTACTATTTACCAAACACCCCCAAAGTaagtaatataattattatattaCTTGTAGGTGATACCTAATACATCAAACACGTTATTAGACATTTACTATAAAAAAGAGGTCATTATGCAACAAGAAATGGTAACAAATTTATAAAATATGCAAAAAAGAAAAGAGTGTCAAATATACTAAAAAGGATTATTCAAAATTCATCACAATTTTAAATAAAAGGGTAAATTGATTATTACTTCCTTATATAATTCATTTTTTGATACTTACTCCCTAATATAGGTGCTGTTTGGCCTAGTTTATGTGAAATAGCTTTTACTTTCTAGAATGAGTTTTTTCATAAACTACTTTTTGAAAAAATTGTGattgtttggcctaacttttataaaagtagtttcttaacaaattgatgtgtttggcctactactgctttttagttttttttttttttttagtttcccTAATCCTAAGAGTATTTGGGagaagtagaagcagaagcatcaATTTGATGCTTCTGTTTCTAGTAGCTTTTTATTAACTTCTGACTTTTcaaaattagttttttatttccctaaattatagtgtttGGCCATGCTTCTACTTTTACAATTAGAAAAGCATTTAGAAAGCTTGGCCAAACACccctgacacgtctgtcgcgtacctgtcaaaaataaaccaactggttccaactaactaatatagctagggaagtcgggtcgaatccacagagaggtaagAACTTTTCTGCTAAACTAAGCTCGCCAAGGTAACCAATATGGGGGTTttaaatgtgatttctaaactaacagagtaaaggaaagagaaataaaaggaagaaggTTGACAGATAatggagaatagctaagacaagcggttcaccataattatctggtcgagtaatctaggtcccaggtcaatgcagtacggtctagggggtagcgaacgtcacctttcggtccttgattcaccctaaagtgtaaacagtttaactttcgcccttgctgcaatactctattgttcgctactagtctccctcttccaacctttcggtccaggtcaaggtccaccaagaataagggtctaattgcgtcgactcaattaggcaattacagttatttgtggcatttaaacaacaaagacgataCCGGTATTGACCTAGTAAattgattactctcccttcaaatcatgggtcccctatagtcttagcatagggatttagctactcataattgtcagattaacaattacaataaccaaacaattcaaactaaacataatgaatgatctaattgattgaacgattataAGCAAAGAGAGGAAGgggattaaaagcaataaatacgataaagaaataattaaattgataataccgaatccgagtagcaaggtagagagTAGAATTCCCAAAAGAACAGTGACCAAAAATAACCAGTGAAATGTGCGTAGTAAAGGAGAtgggagtaacgtagtgttctcctcagtcttatactgaaaaattgtcttaaacctaatctatggactgattacaaaagcccatagaagattaggcggaaataaacacAAAACACgcaaaatcctctcgatcgagtaagatgatcactcgatcgaactcgaagtctctcgatcgagctagaaccacctctcgatcgagcgctGCTTGCTGaacatcctcgatcgactccttgagctggtcgatcgaccagtcttgagtgtgtaagcattcgatcgagcaactcatccaCTAGATCGAGCTATATATGCGCATCAGGACTTGAACATCTTCCTTAGCTAatctcatacgtcctccaagtgtaagattcccaaactccggctccttatttcccgtaaatgcatacaattgggacaattaaggctcgatttagctcctcctcggtcaattcctgcaaattacaataaacggaccaaagtagaatattcgggggtatttgtagccagatgctacataaaaagcacagaaatacgtgtaaaaatgaggtgaaaaccttatataatagacacgcatcaaatctccccaaaccaaacatttgcttgtccccaagcaaatatgaatgcaactaagggtgaacaacagaacgggaccaacgcatcagctacaaatcatccagtagaaccaatttaatgcaacaaaatgacaaagtggcgactgaaaagtgcaaacgagttaaattaatgtttcaagcttactgaaccgtcgaccttgcaagattcaaaagatgtcggactctcacgggtcgctcgtcactcaaaatcaggtatagggtgagtatatatgtgaaagataggaagaagcaagacactcacctaactcaacctataagaacatgcatgcagttaacatgaataaagtctctac
Encoded here:
- the LOC141600648 gene encoding uncharacterized protein LOC141600648; the protein is MSMNEHNPITIRMSESNSNSDSSNDNIVDQNRLSDYQWETETDERSEAIQNLIAQRSLNDINVLERSPLFNDVLEESSPPDNFSVNGTDYNMRYYLADDIYPGWATFVKTINAPQIQKHRLFAARQESCRKDVERAFGVLQARFVFIKRPCLLWDRANMGKVLMACIIMHNMIVEDERETYLNYENIIAEFKEDNPTSASDDPYEYHRLRRSPQERFIEIHGEIRDRATHNALKNDLIEHIWQNFRNSN